The proteins below are encoded in one region of Desulfatiglans anilini DSM 4660:
- a CDS encoding RHS repeat domain-containing protein, with the protein LLFFHQDHLGGTTALTNANGQVVERADYAPFGAERKPSRSQIADHRYTGQEHDIETGLYNYNARLYDPLIARFISPDFIVPDPMDPQLLNRYSYCANNPLRYTDPSGHLLIEPLIGAIIGATLGVATSAITGGDIGLGALTGAVTGGFLGGAGSIVTSLELTGIVAAALYAGAGASAGAISAAVSGTDLALGAFSGGLLAAASYVFPCPDFKPFGQGPAGTIANRFLNSTLTGAAFGAAYSGMTGGDVLHGMGMGALGWAAGEAGNMLIGHAFGYALSGKPPEFKKGAFFYFADSQRPFTTGGIIIGDRQILQRQNLVNHKQSNLSIESHERAHFPQQIILSPTYVPCHIFSQGISGSIGFANGIGFWNSTHRYNLFERWWIDVPSF; encoded by the coding sequence CTCCTCTTCTTTCACCAGGACCATCTGGGCGGCACCACGGCCCTCACCAATGCCAACGGCCAGGTGGTCGAGCGGGCCGACTATGCGCCTTTCGGTGCAGAACGCAAACCATCCCGAAGCCAGATCGCCGACCACCGCTACACCGGCCAGGAGCACGACATCGAAACCGGCCTCTACAACTACAACGCCCGCCTCTATGATCCCCTCATCGCACGCTTCATCTCCCCGGATTTCATCGTGCCCGATCCAATGGATCCCCAGTTGCTCAACCGGTATAGCTATTGCGCGAACAATCCCCTGCGGTACACCGATCCCTCTGGACATCTCCTGATCGAGCCCCTGATCGGGGCCATCATCGGAGCAACCCTCGGGGTGGCGACCTCTGCCATTACCGGCGGGGACATCGGCCTCGGCGCCCTGACCGGAGCAGTTACAGGGGGATTCCTCGGAGGTGCGGGAAGTATCGTCACCAGCCTCGAACTGACGGGCATCGTCGCAGCGGCGCTCTATGCAGGCGCGGGGGCGTCAGCCGGGGCAATCAGTGCCGCTGTCAGCGGCACTGATCTCGCTCTCGGAGCGTTCTCAGGGGGCCTGTTAGCCGCCGCCTCCTATGTCTTCCCCTGTCCAGACTTCAAGCCGTTCGGCCAAGGTCCGGCCGGGACGATAGCGAATCGGTTCTTGAACAGCACTCTGACCGGCGCTGCCTTCGGGGCCGCTTACTCCGGAATGACCGGCGGAGACGTCCTCCACGGCATGGGCATGGGAGCCCTTGGCTGGGCGGCTGGTGAAGCAGGCAACATGCTTATTGGACATGCATTTGGTTATGCCCTGTCTGGAAAACCACCAGAATTCAAAAAAGGCGCATTCTTTTATTTTGCAGACAGTCAGCGGCCGTTTACAACAGGTGGCATCATAATTGGAGACCGTCAAATACTACAACGGCAAAATCTAGTTAACCATAAGCAAAGCAATCTCTCTATCGAATCTCACGAGAGAGCACATTTTCCACAACAAATAATTCTATCACCGACATATGTACCTTGCCACATTTTTTCTCAAGGGATCAGTGGCTCAATCGGTTTTGCGAATGGGATTGGATTTTGGAATAGTACACACAGATATAATTTGTTTGAAAGGTGGTGGATAGATGTCCCTTCATTCTAG